In one Alnus glutinosa chromosome 14, dhAlnGlut1.1, whole genome shotgun sequence genomic region, the following are encoded:
- the LOC133857170 gene encoding subtilisin-like protease SBT6.1 isoform X2, producing the protein MTISDMGHLLLVLLLVEMQSVSVLLQIPRFMLFAYLLMHSLLQVSYTSWFLDAFNYAIATNMDVLNLSIGGPDYLDIPFVEKVWEITANNIIMVSAIGNDGPLYGTLNNPADQSDVIGVGGIDYSDHIASFSSRGMSTWEIPHGYGRVKPDVVAYGREIMGSKISTGCKSLSGTSVASPVVAGVVCLLVSIIPESSRKDILNPASMKQALVEGAAKLSGPNMYEQGAGRVDLLESFEILKNYQPRASIFPGVLDYTDCPYSWPFCRQPLYAGAMPVIFNATILNGMGVIGYVESPPTWHPSNDEGNLLSIHFTYSEVIWPWTGYLALHMQIKEEGSQFSGEIEGNVTLQVYSPPGQGENGHRISTCVLHLKLKVVPTPARSKRVLWDQFHSIKYPPGYIPRDSLDVRNDILDWHGDHLHTNFHIMFNMLRDAGYYVETLGSPLTCFDARQYGTLLLVDLEDEYFEEEIEKLRDDVISSGLGLAVFAEWYNVDTMVKMRFFDDNTRSWWTPVTGGANIPALNDLLAPFGIAFGDKILNGDFSIDGEQSRYASGTDIVRFPAGGFVHSFPFLDSSESGATQNVLLTSGMTKADSPILGLLDVGQGRIAVYGDSNCLDSSHMVTNCYWLLRKILEYTSGSIRDPVLFSDSVKQYTPLYVEDNQLPSRRTDVNFSTYSAVMGKELICRSDSKYEIWGTKGYNLQLRGRKLPGYVIDLGRGLNSTVDTSNFRRPKLPVKNKGDSGNRYLGGLFNRDELDMPVLGVSHWLVPAVVAVTGVLLVLGFWRIRQRRRRRRKGSGSGRFANL; encoded by the exons ATGACAATCTCGGACATGGGACATTTGTTGCTGGTGTTATTGCTGGTGGAGATGCAGAGTGTCTCGGTTTTGCTCCAGATACCGAGATTTATGCTTTTCGCGTATTTACTGATGCACAG CCTATTGCAGGTATCATACACATCATGGTTCCTTGATGCGTTCAACTATGCTATTGCAACCAACATGGATGTATTGAATTTGAGTATAGGTGGACCTGATTACTTGGATATCCCATTTGTGGAGAAG GTTTGGGAAATAACAGCAAATAACATAATTATGGTTTCGGCAATCGGAAATGATGGACCACTTTATGGCACTTTAAACAATCCAGCAGACCAAAGTGATGTCATTGGTGTTGGTGGCATTGACTACAGTGACCACATAGCCTCATTTTCTTCACGTGGCATGAGTACTTGGGAGATTCCTCATGG TTATGGTCGTGTGAAGCCAGATGTTGTTGCATATGGACGGGAAATTATGGGTTCCAAAATCAGTACTGGTTGTAAAAGTTTATCAGGCACTAGTGTGGCAAGTCCTGTGGTTGCTGGTGTTGTATGCTTGCTTGTTAGCATCATCCCTGAAAGCAGTCGGAAAGATATTTTAAATCCAGCCAGCATGAAACAAGCATTGGTTGAGGGAGCTGCGAAGCTTTCAGGTCCCAATATGTATGAGCAGGGTGCAGGCAGAGTTGATCT GTTAGAATCATTCGAAATCCTTAAGAACTACCAACCACGGGCAAGCATCTTTCCTGGTGTTCTGGATTATACAGATTGCCCTTATTCCTGGCCTTTTTGTCGTCAACCACTTTATGCAGGTGCCATGCCTGTTATCTTTAATGCCACTATTCTGAATGGGATGGGTGTGATTGGCTATGTTGAAAGCCCGCCAACATGGCATCCTTCCAATGATGAAGGGAATCTTTTAAGCATTCACTTTACTTATTCGGAGGTCATTTGGCCTTGGACTGGTTATTTAGCGCTTCACATGCAAATTAAGGAAGAAGGCTCCCAATTTTCTGGAGAGATTGAAGGCAATGTCACTCTTCAGGTGTACAGTCCTCCAGGTCAAGGAGAGAATGGCCATCGGATTAGCACATGTGTGCTTCATTTGAAGTTAAAAGTGGTTCCAACTCCAGCAAGATCAAAACGTGTTTTGTGGGACCAGTTCCACAGTATTAAGTATCCTCCTGGTTATATTCCAAGAGACTCTCTGGATGTTCGTAACGACATTCTTGACTGGCATGGAGATCACCTGCATACAAATTTTCATATTATGTTCAACATGTTACGAGACGCTGGATACTATGTTGAAACTCTTGGTTCTCCTCTTACATGCTTTGATGCTCGACAGTATGGGACACTTCTGCTGGTAGATCTTGAAGATGAGTACTTCGAGGAGGAGATTGAAAAACTGAGGGATGATGTTATTAGCAGCGGATTGGGGCTGGCTGTATTTGCTGAGTGGTATAATGTTGACACAATGGTTAAAATGAGATTCTTTGATGATAACACACGCAGCTGGTGGACTCCAGTTACTGGAGGTGCAAATATTCCAGCGCTGAATGATCTTTTGGCTCCATTCGGGATTGCTTTTGGAGATAAGATTCTAAACGGTGATTTTTCTATTGACGGTGAGCAGAGTCGATATGCATCTGGAACAGATATTGTGAGGTTTCCTGCAGGTGGTTTTGTGCACAGCTTCCCTTTCCTGGATAGCTCAGAGAGTGGCGCCACTCAAAATGTATTGTTGACTTCTGGCATGACTAAG GCAGACTCTCCCATTCTTGGTCTTTTGGATGTGGGCCAAGGTCGAATTGCAGTATATGGAGACTCCAATTGTTTGGACAGTAGCCATATGGTTACCAACTGTTATTGGCTATTGAGGAAAATTTTAGAGTACACTAGTGGGAGCATTAGAGATCCGGTGCTTTTCTCTGATTCAGTTAAACAATACACACCCTTGTATGTAGAAGACAACCAATTACCTTCTCGCAGAACTGATGTAAATTTCTCTACATATTCTGCTGTAATGGGAAAGGAATTGATCTGTAGGAGCGACTCCAAATATGAAATATGGGGGACTAAGGGATACAATTTACAGCTTAGGGGAAGAAAATTGCCTGGTTACGTCATTGATTTGGGGAGAGGTTTAAATTCTACAGTAGACACTTCCAATTTTAGGCGTCCCAAGTTGCCTGTGAAAAATAAGGGTGATTCGGGAAACAGATACTTGGGCGGCCTTTTCAACAGGGATGAG CTTGACATGCCGGTGCTAGGTGTTAGTCATTGGCTTGTTCCTGCAGTAGTTGCAGTAACTG GTGTTCTGTTAGTTTTGGGCTTTTGGCGAATCCGACAAAGGCGACGTCGAAGAAGGAAAGGATCTGGCTCCGGTCGGTTTGCCAATCTATAG
- the LOC133857170 gene encoding subtilisin-like protease SBT6.1 isoform X1: MITRQTSSSSSFTFRFLSLSFLVLSISLSLLRFRPTPLASQTLTLNPSLPNSTLPRPQAPRNYYIVRFLQYRLAEEHRAYLESGVRSDGWEWIERKNPAAKYPTDFGLVSIQEFAIERVVGEIGKLGLVKDVNVDLSYRRDLLGEEKGASARVGAFMDGKKRPGKIFTAMSFSEGGGGGGGEGEYHFAISNAAVRWGRQLLMQRSQVTSLFGADVLWSKGYTGAKVKMAIFDTGIRANHPHFRNIKERTNWTNEDTLNDNLGHGTFVAGVIAGGDAECLGFAPDTEIYAFRVFTDAQVSYTSWFLDAFNYAIATNMDVLNLSIGGPDYLDIPFVEKVWEITANNIIMVSAIGNDGPLYGTLNNPADQSDVIGVGGIDYSDHIASFSSRGMSTWEIPHGYGRVKPDVVAYGREIMGSKISTGCKSLSGTSVASPVVAGVVCLLVSIIPESSRKDILNPASMKQALVEGAAKLSGPNMYEQGAGRVDLLESFEILKNYQPRASIFPGVLDYTDCPYSWPFCRQPLYAGAMPVIFNATILNGMGVIGYVESPPTWHPSNDEGNLLSIHFTYSEVIWPWTGYLALHMQIKEEGSQFSGEIEGNVTLQVYSPPGQGENGHRISTCVLHLKLKVVPTPARSKRVLWDQFHSIKYPPGYIPRDSLDVRNDILDWHGDHLHTNFHIMFNMLRDAGYYVETLGSPLTCFDARQYGTLLLVDLEDEYFEEEIEKLRDDVISSGLGLAVFAEWYNVDTMVKMRFFDDNTRSWWTPVTGGANIPALNDLLAPFGIAFGDKILNGDFSIDGEQSRYASGTDIVRFPAGGFVHSFPFLDSSESGATQNVLLTSGMTKADSPILGLLDVGQGRIAVYGDSNCLDSSHMVTNCYWLLRKILEYTSGSIRDPVLFSDSVKQYTPLYVEDNQLPSRRTDVNFSTYSAVMGKELICRSDSKYEIWGTKGYNLQLRGRKLPGYVIDLGRGLNSTVDTSNFRRPKLPVKNKGDSGNRYLGGLFNRDELDMPVLGVSHWLVPAVVAVTGVLLVLGFWRIRQRRRRRRKGSGSGRFANL, from the exons ATGATCACCCGCcaaacctcctcctcctcctcctttacCTTCAGGTTCCTATCACTCTCTTTCCTCgtcctctccatttcactctCTCTCCTCCGTTTCAGACCCACTCCTCTCGCAtctcaaaccctaaccctaaatccctCACTACCCAATTCGACTCTTCCTCGACCCCAAGCCCCTCGCAACTACTACATCGTCCGGTTCCTCCAGTACAGGCTCGCGGAGGAGCACCGGGCTTATCTGGAATCGGGGGTTCGATCCGACGGCTGGGAATGGATCGAGCGGAAGAACCCGGCCGCCAAGTACCCTACCGATTTCGGGTTGGTGTCGATCCAGGAATTCGCGATAGAGAGGGTGGTTGGGGAGATTGGGAAGCTGGGTCTGGTGAAGGATGTGAATGTGGATTTGAGCTACAGGAGGGATTTGCTTGGGGAGGAGAAGGGGGCTAGTGCTAGGGTTGGGGCTTTCATGGACGGGAAGAAGCGACCGGGGAAGATTTTCACTGCGATGTCATTTAGCGAGGGCGGGGGCGGGGGCGGGGGCGAGGGTGAGTATCACTTTGCGATTAGTAATGCTGCCGTTAGATGGGGACGCCAGCTCTTGATGCAG AGATCTCAAGTTACTTCCCTGTTTGGAGCGGATGTTCTTTGGTCAAAAGGGTATACTGGTGCAAAAGTCAAAATGGCCATATTTGACACTGGTATTCGAGCTAATCACCCACATTTTCGTAATATCAAG GAGCGTACAAACTGGACAAATGAGGATACGCTAAATGACAATCTCGGACATGGGACATTTGTTGCTGGTGTTATTGCTGGTGGAGATGCAGAGTGTCTCGGTTTTGCTCCAGATACCGAGATTTATGCTTTTCGCGTATTTACTGATGCACAG GTATCATACACATCATGGTTCCTTGATGCGTTCAACTATGCTATTGCAACCAACATGGATGTATTGAATTTGAGTATAGGTGGACCTGATTACTTGGATATCCCATTTGTGGAGAAG GTTTGGGAAATAACAGCAAATAACATAATTATGGTTTCGGCAATCGGAAATGATGGACCACTTTATGGCACTTTAAACAATCCAGCAGACCAAAGTGATGTCATTGGTGTTGGTGGCATTGACTACAGTGACCACATAGCCTCATTTTCTTCACGTGGCATGAGTACTTGGGAGATTCCTCATGG TTATGGTCGTGTGAAGCCAGATGTTGTTGCATATGGACGGGAAATTATGGGTTCCAAAATCAGTACTGGTTGTAAAAGTTTATCAGGCACTAGTGTGGCAAGTCCTGTGGTTGCTGGTGTTGTATGCTTGCTTGTTAGCATCATCCCTGAAAGCAGTCGGAAAGATATTTTAAATCCAGCCAGCATGAAACAAGCATTGGTTGAGGGAGCTGCGAAGCTTTCAGGTCCCAATATGTATGAGCAGGGTGCAGGCAGAGTTGATCT GTTAGAATCATTCGAAATCCTTAAGAACTACCAACCACGGGCAAGCATCTTTCCTGGTGTTCTGGATTATACAGATTGCCCTTATTCCTGGCCTTTTTGTCGTCAACCACTTTATGCAGGTGCCATGCCTGTTATCTTTAATGCCACTATTCTGAATGGGATGGGTGTGATTGGCTATGTTGAAAGCCCGCCAACATGGCATCCTTCCAATGATGAAGGGAATCTTTTAAGCATTCACTTTACTTATTCGGAGGTCATTTGGCCTTGGACTGGTTATTTAGCGCTTCACATGCAAATTAAGGAAGAAGGCTCCCAATTTTCTGGAGAGATTGAAGGCAATGTCACTCTTCAGGTGTACAGTCCTCCAGGTCAAGGAGAGAATGGCCATCGGATTAGCACATGTGTGCTTCATTTGAAGTTAAAAGTGGTTCCAACTCCAGCAAGATCAAAACGTGTTTTGTGGGACCAGTTCCACAGTATTAAGTATCCTCCTGGTTATATTCCAAGAGACTCTCTGGATGTTCGTAACGACATTCTTGACTGGCATGGAGATCACCTGCATACAAATTTTCATATTATGTTCAACATGTTACGAGACGCTGGATACTATGTTGAAACTCTTGGTTCTCCTCTTACATGCTTTGATGCTCGACAGTATGGGACACTTCTGCTGGTAGATCTTGAAGATGAGTACTTCGAGGAGGAGATTGAAAAACTGAGGGATGATGTTATTAGCAGCGGATTGGGGCTGGCTGTATTTGCTGAGTGGTATAATGTTGACACAATGGTTAAAATGAGATTCTTTGATGATAACACACGCAGCTGGTGGACTCCAGTTACTGGAGGTGCAAATATTCCAGCGCTGAATGATCTTTTGGCTCCATTCGGGATTGCTTTTGGAGATAAGATTCTAAACGGTGATTTTTCTATTGACGGTGAGCAGAGTCGATATGCATCTGGAACAGATATTGTGAGGTTTCCTGCAGGTGGTTTTGTGCACAGCTTCCCTTTCCTGGATAGCTCAGAGAGTGGCGCCACTCAAAATGTATTGTTGACTTCTGGCATGACTAAG GCAGACTCTCCCATTCTTGGTCTTTTGGATGTGGGCCAAGGTCGAATTGCAGTATATGGAGACTCCAATTGTTTGGACAGTAGCCATATGGTTACCAACTGTTATTGGCTATTGAGGAAAATTTTAGAGTACACTAGTGGGAGCATTAGAGATCCGGTGCTTTTCTCTGATTCAGTTAAACAATACACACCCTTGTATGTAGAAGACAACCAATTACCTTCTCGCAGAACTGATGTAAATTTCTCTACATATTCTGCTGTAATGGGAAAGGAATTGATCTGTAGGAGCGACTCCAAATATGAAATATGGGGGACTAAGGGATACAATTTACAGCTTAGGGGAAGAAAATTGCCTGGTTACGTCATTGATTTGGGGAGAGGTTTAAATTCTACAGTAGACACTTCCAATTTTAGGCGTCCCAAGTTGCCTGTGAAAAATAAGGGTGATTCGGGAAACAGATACTTGGGCGGCCTTTTCAACAGGGATGAG CTTGACATGCCGGTGCTAGGTGTTAGTCATTGGCTTGTTCCTGCAGTAGTTGCAGTAACTG GTGTTCTGTTAGTTTTGGGCTTTTGGCGAATCCGACAAAGGCGACGTCGAAGAAGGAAAGGATCTGGCTCCGGTCGGTTTGCCAATCTATAG